GCCTGGTCGGCGACGACCGCCTGCGGGCCCCAGGTGCAGCCACCGTCGACCGACCGGCGCCGCACGATGTCGATCGAGCCGGCGTCGGACTTCGACTCGCGCGCTTCGGCGAAGGCGATGACCGCACCGTCATCGGCGCGGACGACCGCTGGGATGCGGTAGACGGCGTAGCCGCTCTCACCGGAGACGTAGGGGACCGATCCGGTGCAGCGGGACGACTCCGGGTCGGCTGAGGGGGTGCCTGCCCGGGCCGTTTCCGCGTTGATGAGCACGGGGATGGCCATGGTCGCCGCGGCGGCCGCGGCTGCGCGATGGAGGTTCCTCATGGTGCGTTCCTTCTCTCTCGACGTCGATGAACGTGTCGTGTCGTTGTCGTTGGATGACGCTGGTCCTGATGGTCCTTCCGTCGCTCAGGCGCGTTCCTGCAGCAGCCGCGCCCGGACGCGTACGTCGTCGAAGTGCTCGAACATCCGGGCCGTGGCGAGGTCGGCGTCCCCTGCCTGCAGGGCCCGCACGATCGCGAGGTGAGCCTCGCCGCGGTTGCGTTCGGGACTTCCCGGGATGGTGTCGCCGACCCGGACGAAGAGCTCCCAGAACAGCTCGATCAGGTTCTCGACCAGTGGGTTGCCGAGGGTCTGGTAGAGCGAGAGGTGGAACTCCCGATCGACGTCGGCGAAGCTCTCGCCGCGCTGCTCCCGCTCGCTCATCTCGGTGGCCAGGTCGGCACACCGGGCCAGCGCTTCCTCCTCCTCGTCCCGCAGCCGGCACACGGCCGGCATCAGCCCGGCCTCCATCGCCTCACGGGCGGTGAGGAGCTCCTCCAGGGAGGCGCCCGGTTCGGCCAGTCCGTAGGGCAGTTGCTCGATCACCGGCCGGAAGGAGAACGTGGCGACGTAGAGCCCGTTGCCGGGTCGCGCCTCGATCACGCCGAGGGTCTGCAGGCTCCGCGATGCCTCGCGCAGAGAGAGCCGACTGACCTCGAGCTCGGCGGCCAGCACGGCCTCGGGCGGAAGCCGGTCGCCGGGCCTCAACCCGTGCTCTCGGATGAAGTCGCGCAACCGGGTCTGGGCCTCACGGTAGATGGATCCGCGCTTCATGACTGCCCGGCCTGCCCGGCCTGCCCGGCCTGCTCGACGGCGACCCGCAGTCTGGCGGCGAGAGCCTCCACCTCGGCGATGGCCGTCGCGTCCAGCGGACCCCATGGCGTACGCGGTGAGCCGGCGTCCGGGCCGAGCCGGTTCATCAGCTCCTTGACGAACCCGAGCCCTCCGTGACGGCCGGCGACGGCCGCGATCTCGCGGAAGGGCCGGTGCAGCTCGTAGGCGCGTTCAGGATCGCCCGCGTCGTACGCCTCGACGACCCGGTGCGCGACGGGCGCGAGCCCGTTGTAGAGACTGCCGATCACCGCCTCCACGCCGATCGCCAGGCCGGCGGGGAGGAGCTCGTCGCGTCCGAAGTAGACCCGGACCCCCGTCGCACGGGTGCGGTCGCACTCGATGAGGTCCTCGTCGGTGAACTTCACCCCGGCGAGAGTGGGGATCCGCTCCCGGGCGGCGGTGACGACATCGGCCGGCAGATGGGTCGAGCCGGTCATGCTCGGAATGTGGTAGTAGCACATCGGGGTCTCCCCTGCCGCCTCCGCGATCCGGGCCAGGTGATCGACGACCAGCTCGACGCGCGGCGCCTCGCCGTAGAACGGCGCCGTCGCGGCCACGAGGTCGACACCGTGGTCAGTGGCGTGCGCCGCCAGCTCGGCCGCCTGGGCGAGGTCGTTGGAACCGACCTGTGCGGCCAACCCGAACCCGTCGGGCCGCACGGCTGCCCAGGCCTCGAGGAGGCCACGTCGCTCCTGGGTCGTCAGCGACGGATACTCACCGGTCGTACCGACCACGAACGCGCCGAACACACCGGCGCTGTGCAGATGCTCGGCCTGCGCCTCGATGACCGAGAGATCGAGACGTCCGTCCTGGTCGAAGGGCGTCGGTGTCGCCGCCCAGATTTCCAATCGACTCAACTCTTCGTCGCTCCTTCGGTCAGTCCAGCCACGATGTAGCGCTGGAGGAAGATGAACAGGACGATGACGGGCAGCGCGATGATCGCGGACACCGCCATCAGGTCGTTCCACTTGGTTCCGAATGCGTTGGTGATGCCGGCGAGCACGACCGTAACCGGCTGGAATCTCTCGTCGGGTGCCAAGGCGAGACCGAAGACGAACTCGCCCCAGGCCTGCAGGAAGCTCACCGCGCCGACCGTGATGATGCCCGGGGTGCTGACCGGGACGGCCACTCGCCAGAACGCGGTGAGCTCGTTGCAGCCGTCGATCTTGGCCGCCTCGACGATCTCCTCGGGGATCGCGAGGAAGTAAGGCCGCAGGATGGTGATCGCCAGCGGCACGGCCAGCGAGCAGTTGGCGATGATCAAGCCGGCGTAGCTGTTGACGAGCCCGGCACCGCTGAAGAGCACGAACATCGGCAGCGCCAGGTTGACCGATGGCACCATCTGCACGGCCAGGAAGAGCATCAGGAACGCGGAGACGAAGCGCACCTTAAGCCGCGCCAGGGCGTACGCCGCCGGCAGCGCGACCAGCAGCGTGACGACGGTCGTGCCGACCGCGATGATGCCGCTGTTCATGAGCCCGCGGGCGATGTCGCCGTTCGAGAAGACCGCATCCGCGTACGACCCGAAGGTCGGGGGCAACGGAAGCAGGTCCGGCGGTGTCGCGAAGATGTCCTCCGCGCCCTTGAAGGACGTGTTGACCATCCAGTAGACGGGGATCAGGTAGACGGCGGTGATGAACACGGCGGCGAACACCAGCAGCCGGCGCCGGGAGACGGCGGTCATGCGCCCTCCTCGTTCCGCAGGGCACGGAAGTAGACCAGCGCGAGCGCGATGGAGATGACCATCAGCACCGTGGTCGCCACCGCCGCGGTGTCGAACCGGGAGAACTCGAACGCCTCGTTGTAGGCGTAGACCGGCAGCGTCTCGGTGGCGTTGCCCGGCCCTCCCCCGGTCATCAGGAAGATCGTGTCGAAGGTCTTGAAGGTGAAGATGAAGATCAGCAACGTGACCGTCAGACTGACCGGCCGCAGCAGCGGGAAGGTCAGCGAGCGGAACTGCTGCCATGCGGAGGCACCGTCGATGCGGGCAGCCTCGTAGTAGGTCGGCGAGATGCCCTGGAGCCCGGCCGCCAGCAGGATCATCGCGAACGGCGCGAAGCTCCAGGCCGTCGCCACGGTCACCGCCAGCAGCGCGGGGTTCGGCTCTCCGAGCCAGAACAGGTCGCGATCGAGCAGCCCTAGGCCGCTGAGCGCCGCGTTGAGCAGGCCATAGCTGCCGTCGAGCAGCCAGCGCCAGACGTTGGCGCTGACGACCGTGGGCAGGATCCAGGCCAGCAGGAGCAGCGCGCGCAGGACGTTGCGGCCCCGGAACTCACGGTGGAACAGCAGCGCCAGGCCCAGACCGACCGCGAACGCGATCGCCACCGTGCCGACGGAGTAGACCAGCGAGACGACGACGGCGTGCCAGAACTCGGAGCGGCCGAGCTGGTCTCGGTAGTTGTCGAGCCCTACCCAGGCGGCGCCGCCCCGGACGACCTCACGGAGGCCGACGTCGAAGAAGCTCTGCAGGATGTTGTAGATCAACGGGTAGACGACGGTGAGGACGACGAACGCGACCGCCGGGGCGAGGAAGAGATACGGCGCGACGTTCAGCCGTCCGCGCCTCGGCCGGACCGTCGTCCTCCGCACTGCCGGCTCCACTTCAGCGAGGGAGGTCACGAACCGAGCGCGCTGTCGATCTTGGCCTGCGCCGCCTGAGCGGCGTCGGCCGGACTGCTGCTGCTGCTGATGGTGGCCTGCAGGGCCTCCTGGATCGCGGTCAGCGACTCGTTGGAGTGCGTCGCGACGTCTCCCTCAGGAGCCCAGGCATTCTCGAGCTGGTCGGCGAAGGTCTTGCGGATCGGGTCCTCGACCGCCTTGGGAACGTCGTCGCGGGCGGGCAGCTTGTTGCGCGCCGGGAGGTACTCCTCCAGCACCGACTGCTCCTGCAGATGAGCGATGAGGTCCCAGGCCGCGTCCGGGTCACCGCTGCCGGCGCCGATGGTGAGGTTCTCCGCCGAGAGGAAGGTCTTCGCTGCCTTGTCCTTCGGCAGCGGTGCCACGCCCCAGTTCAGGTCCGGCGCTTCGTCACGCAGGATGTTCACGTACGTCGCCGAGTTGATCATCATCGCGGCATTGCCGCCCGCGAAGTGGGTCTTGGCGTCGTCCTCGAGCCACGTCAGGAACCCCTTCGAGAGCCCGCCGTTGTCGACCATCCGCTCGAAGGACTCCAGCGCCGCGGCGCCGGTGCCGTCGCCGAACGTCTCGAGATCTCCACCGGCCGCGAGCTGACGGAGCAGGATCCCGGTGGCGCCCTCGGCGCCCTCCCGCCCGGAGACGGCCAGGCCGTACTTGACCTTCTTGGCCAAGGCCGCGGCAGTGCTCTCCATCTCGTCCCAGGTCGTGGGCGGCTGCACTCCGGCCGCCTCGAAGACGTCCTTGTTGTAGTAGAGCGCGTAGTCGTCCGCGACGTGCGGGACGCCATACGTCTTGCCGCCGACCTGCGTGGTCTCCCAGCTCGTCGGGTAGTAGGCGTCCTGCTCGCCCCACTCCTCGACGCGGTCGCTGATGTCCTCGATCACGCCCGCGTCGGCCATCTGCTGGGTGTCGAAGGCGTTGATCAGCGCGACGTCGGGGCCCTCGCCCGCGGCCGCGCCCTGCTGCAGGGTCCGGTTGAAGTCCTCGAAGGGGATGAACCGGATCTTCACCTTCACATCGTCGTTCTCGGCGTCGTACGCCTCGAGGGCGTCGTAGAGCGGCTTGCCGGTCGGCATCTGCTCATCGCCGTAGTACTGCCAGACCGTGACGGTTCCGTCCGAGGAACTCGACCCGGACTCGCCGCCCAGCGCACCACAGGCCGAGAGCGAGATGGCCAGCACGGAGACGAGACCGCCGATGGCGGTGCGGCCGACGACGTGTGTGC
The sequence above is drawn from the Nocardioides albertanoniae genome and encodes:
- a CDS encoding FadR/GntR family transcriptional regulator, which codes for MKRGSIYREAQTRLRDFIREHGLRPGDRLPPEAVLAAELEVSRLSLREASRSLQTLGVIEARPGNGLYVATFSFRPVIEQLPYGLAEPGASLEELLTAREAMEAGLMPAVCRLRDEEEEALARCADLATEMSEREQRGESFADVDREFHLSLYQTLGNPLVENLIELFWELFVRVGDTIPGSPERNRGEAHLAIVRALQAGDADLATARMFEHFDDVRVRARLLQERA
- a CDS encoding carbohydrate ABC transporter permease, whose translation is MTAVSRRRLLVFAAVFITAVYLIPVYWMVNTSFKGAEDIFATPPDLLPLPPTFGSYADAVFSNGDIARGLMNSGIIAVGTTVVTLLVALPAAYALARLKVRFVSAFLMLFLAVQMVPSVNLALPMFVLFSGAGLVNSYAGLIIANCSLAVPLAITILRPYFLAIPEEIVEAAKIDGCNELTAFWRVAVPVSTPGIITVGAVSFLQAWGEFVFGLALAPDERFQPVTVVLAGITNAFGTKWNDLMAVSAIIALPVIVLFIFLQRYIVAGLTEGATKS
- a CDS encoding carbohydrate ABC transporter permease, with translation MRRTTVRPRRGRLNVAPYLFLAPAVAFVVLTVVYPLIYNILQSFFDVGLREVVRGGAAWVGLDNYRDQLGRSEFWHAVVVSLVYSVGTVAIAFAVGLGLALLFHREFRGRNVLRALLLLAWILPTVVSANVWRWLLDGSYGLLNAALSGLGLLDRDLFWLGEPNPALLAVTVATAWSFAPFAMILLAAGLQGISPTYYEAARIDGASAWQQFRSLTFPLLRPVSLTVTLLIFIFTFKTFDTIFLMTGGGPGNATETLPVYAYNEAFEFSRFDTAAVATTVLMVISIALALVYFRALRNEEGA
- a CDS encoding ABC transporter substrate-binding protein — encoded protein: MIRTRTHVVGRTAIGGLVSVLAISLSACGALGGESGSSSSDGTVTVWQYYGDEQMPTGKPLYDALEAYDAENDDVKVKIRFIPFEDFNRTLQQGAAAGEGPDVALINAFDTQQMADAGVIEDISDRVEEWGEQDAYYPTSWETTQVGGKTYGVPHVADDYALYYNKDVFEAAGVQPPTTWDEMESTAAALAKKVKYGLAVSGREGAEGATGILLRQLAAGGDLETFGDGTGAAALESFERMVDNGGLSKGFLTWLEDDAKTHFAGGNAAMMINSATYVNILRDEAPDLNWGVAPLPKDKAAKTFLSAENLTIGAGSGDPDAAWDLIAHLQEQSVLEEYLPARNKLPARDDVPKAVEDPIRKTFADQLENAWAPEGDVATHSNESLTAIQEALQATISSSSSPADAAQAAQAKIDSALGS
- a CDS encoding dihydrodipicolinate synthase family protein produces the protein MSRLEIWAATPTPFDQDGRLDLSVIEAQAEHLHSAGVFGAFVVGTTGEYPSLTTQERRGLLEAWAAVRPDGFGLAAQVGSNDLAQAAELAAHATDHGVDLVAATAPFYGEAPRVELVVDHLARIAEAAGETPMCYYHIPSMTGSTHLPADVVTAARERIPTLAGVKFTDEDLIECDRTRATGVRVYFGRDELLPAGLAIGVEAVIGSLYNGLAPVAHRVVEAYDAGDPERAYELHRPFREIAAVAGRHGGLGFVKELMNRLGPDAGSPRTPWGPLDATAIAEVEALAARLRVAVEQAGQAGQAGQS